From Sphingopyxis sp. MWB1, a single genomic window includes:
- a CDS encoding DUF6127 family protein, giving the protein MDDEEALARLVALAGTGASGVPGALDAALLRAVVEEASELGARRALARLGLADEAARGDIGDLRQLLGAWRDAKQSAWKAAVDWAVRGSLALLVIGLAVKLGLPGLLR; this is encoded by the coding sequence ATGGATGATGAAGAGGCTCTGGCGCGGCTGGTCGCGCTGGCGGGGACGGGTGCGTCCGGGGTTCCGGGGGCGCTTGATGCGGCGTTGCTGCGCGCGGTGGTCGAGGAGGCGAGCGAGCTGGGCGCGCGGCGGGCGCTGGCGCGCCTCGGCCTCGCCGATGAAGCGGCGCGCGGCGATATTGGCGATCTGCGGCAGTTGTTGGGGGCGTGGCGCGACGCGAAGCAAAGCGCGTGGAAGGCCGCGGTCGACTGGGCGGTGCGCGGGTCGCTCGCGCTGCTGGTGATCGGGCTGGCGGTGAAGCTGGGGCTGCCGGGATTGCTGCGTTGA
- a CDS encoding phage major capsid protein, which yields MGDMGVKADALEGAFDAVLAAEAVDELKASVAALKRQVDAQAVGAARLPLDGAKAAEDDPARDAFVERYVRRGIDAGVEMKSLSGASGADGGYAVPREIDGHIASTLTSLSPIRSIASVVQTGTSGYRKLVAAGSTGAGWVGEGEARPGTATRSLAEIAPPSGELYANPAASQAMLDDAMFDVEAWLAEEIGREFAVAEGAAFVSGNGVNRPKGFLSYATTNEGDAVRAFGTLQHLASGAAGAFPASNPEDKLVELVHALKPPYRQGAVWVMNSDTLARIRTFKTGDGAFVWQPGLVAGQAATLLGYPVVEAEDMPDVAAGSLSIAFGNFRAGYLIADRGETRILRDPFSNKPFVHFYATKRVGGAIIDSNAIKLMKFAAS from the coding sequence ATGGGTGATATGGGTGTGAAGGCCGATGCGCTGGAAGGCGCTTTTGATGCGGTGTTGGCGGCAGAGGCGGTGGACGAGCTGAAAGCTTCGGTTGCGGCGCTGAAGCGGCAGGTCGATGCCCAGGCGGTGGGGGCGGCGCGGCTGCCGCTCGATGGGGCCAAGGCGGCGGAGGATGATCCGGCGCGCGATGCCTTTGTTGAGCGCTATGTAAGGCGCGGGATCGACGCGGGGGTCGAGATGAAAAGCCTGTCGGGGGCGAGCGGGGCCGACGGCGGCTATGCGGTGCCGCGCGAAATTGACGGCCATATTGCGAGCACGCTGACATCCTTGTCGCCGATCCGTTCGATTGCCAGCGTCGTGCAGACGGGGACGAGCGGTTATCGCAAGCTGGTCGCCGCGGGATCGACCGGGGCAGGATGGGTTGGCGAGGGCGAGGCGCGCCCCGGAACCGCGACGCGCAGCCTCGCCGAGATCGCGCCGCCGTCGGGAGAGCTTTATGCCAATCCGGCGGCGAGTCAGGCGATGCTCGACGATGCGATGTTCGACGTCGAGGCGTGGCTGGCCGAGGAGATCGGGCGCGAATTTGCCGTGGCGGAAGGGGCGGCCTTTGTCAGCGGCAACGGGGTCAACCGGCCCAAGGGATTCCTGTCCTATGCCACGACGAATGAAGGCGATGCGGTGCGCGCCTTTGGCACGCTGCAGCATCTCGCGAGCGGGGCGGCGGGGGCTTTCCCGGCGTCGAACCCGGAGGACAAGCTGGTCGAGCTGGTCCATGCGCTGAAGCCCCCCTATCGCCAGGGGGCGGTGTGGGTGATGAATTCGGACACGCTGGCGCGCATCCGCACGTTCAAGACCGGCGACGGTGCCTTTGTCTGGCAGCCGGGGCTGGTGGCGGGGCAGGCGGCGACGCTGCTCGGCTATCCGGTGGTTGAGGCCGAGGATATGCCCGATGTGGCGGCGGGGAGCCTGTCGATCGCCTTTGGCAATTTCCGCGCGGGTTATCTGATCGCCGACCGCGGCGAGACGCGCATTTTGCGTGATCCCTTCAGCAACAAGCCCTTCGTGCATTTTTATGCAACCAAAAGGGTGGGCGGTGCGATCATCGATTCAAACGCCATCAAGCTGATGAAATTCGCCGCCAGCTGA
- a CDS encoding TonB-dependent receptor plug domain-containing protein gives MTTPSKILSVAAAALAWSLALCPMEAAAQHADAPSDAHDAHDAHEGEEEILVQATRSGRRVQDEVIRVDVINREEIEEKLLMTPGNISMLVAETPGVRVQLSSAALGSSNIRMQGMAGRYTQLLSDGLPLYGGQPSSIGLLQIPPTDLGQVEVIKGSASALYGPSALGGVINLVSRRPRAEAQAEMLFNLTSRDGQDITGYGALPLSPNISASLTGGYHRQTRQDLDDDGWIDMPGYERWTVRPRLFWEGDDGANLLLTAGAMTEDRVGGTLPGQDMPDGQPFPLTQDSRRYDAGLLTEIPIEGIGTLHARASVMAQRHRQHFGTDRDTSRQTTYFGEVSLGGTQGATSWRAGTALQADRYRSRAFPSFDYRYTAPALFGQVEQELSDDILLAASARADFHSEYGTHLSPRLSALYRPGAWTVRASVGKGFYAPTPFVDAIEAAGLARLEPLGNLKAETATTAALDLGYAANGLEANVTLFASDIDHGLQLQTVDTDRVRLINADGTTRTRGAELMLRYRWQSFSLTGSYVLVDAHEPAPSGAGRRPVPRTPRHTAGLVGMWEEHGKGRVGIEAYYTGRQPLDDNPYRTHSRPYFELGALAEIVLGRISLFVNAENILDIRQTKYDPLPLPARAPDGRWTVDAWGPIDGFVVNGGVRFKFGAGH, from the coding sequence GTGACCACCCCTTCCAAGATTCTTTCCGTCGCGGCAGCGGCGCTCGCATGGAGCCTCGCGCTCTGTCCCATGGAGGCTGCCGCGCAGCATGCTGACGCGCCCTCCGACGCTCACGACGCCCATGACGCCCACGAAGGCGAGGAAGAGATTCTCGTCCAGGCCACCCGTTCAGGCCGGCGTGTGCAGGATGAGGTGATCCGCGTCGATGTCATCAATCGCGAAGAGATTGAAGAAAAGCTGCTGATGACCCCCGGCAATATCTCGATGCTCGTCGCCGAAACGCCGGGCGTTCGGGTCCAGCTCAGCTCGGCGGCATTGGGCTCCTCGAACATCCGCATGCAGGGTATGGCGGGGCGCTATACGCAATTGCTGTCCGATGGCCTTCCGCTTTATGGCGGCCAGCCCTCCTCGATCGGCCTGCTGCAAATCCCGCCGACCGATCTCGGCCAGGTGGAGGTGATCAAGGGCAGCGCCTCGGCGCTTTACGGCCCGTCGGCGCTTGGCGGGGTCATCAACCTCGTCTCGCGCCGCCCGCGCGCCGAGGCTCAGGCCGAAATGCTGTTCAACCTCACCAGCCGCGATGGCCAGGACATCACCGGCTATGGCGCCCTTCCCCTCAGCCCGAACATCAGCGCGTCGCTGACCGGGGGCTATCATCGCCAGACCCGCCAGGATCTCGACGACGACGGCTGGATCGACATGCCCGGCTATGAACGCTGGACCGTCCGCCCCCGCCTTTTCTGGGAAGGCGATGATGGCGCCAATCTGTTGCTGACCGCGGGCGCCATGACCGAGGATCGCGTCGGCGGCACGCTGCCGGGGCAGGACATGCCCGATGGCCAGCCCTTCCCGCTGACGCAGGACAGCCGCCGCTATGACGCCGGGCTGCTGACCGAAATTCCTATCGAAGGCATCGGCACGCTTCACGCCCGCGCATCGGTGATGGCACAGCGGCACCGCCAGCACTTCGGGACCGACCGCGACACGAGCCGCCAAACCACCTATTTCGGCGAAGTCTCGCTCGGCGGCACCCAGGGGGCGACCAGCTGGCGGGCCGGCACCGCGCTTCAGGCCGACCGCTATCGCTCGCGCGCCTTCCCCTCCTTCGATTATCGCTACACCGCTCCCGCCCTTTTCGGCCAGGTCGAACAGGAGTTGAGCGACGATATTCTGCTGGCGGCCAGCGCGCGCGCCGATTTCCACAGCGAATATGGCACGCATCTCAGCCCGCGCCTGTCGGCCCTTTATCGCCCCGGCGCCTGGACGGTCCGCGCCTCGGTGGGCAAGGGCTTTTATGCCCCTACCCCCTTTGTCGACGCGATAGAGGCAGCGGGCCTCGCGCGGCTCGAACCGCTCGGCAACCTCAAGGCGGAAACCGCGACGACCGCCGCGCTCGACCTGGGCTATGCCGCGAACGGGCTGGAAGCGAACGTCACCCTCTTCGCCTCCGACATCGACCATGGGCTCCAGCTTCAGACCGTCGATACCGACCGCGTCCGCCTCATCAACGCCGACGGGACGACGCGCACGCGGGGCGCCGAACTGATGCTGCGCTATCGCTGGCAATCCTTTTCTCTCACGGGCAGCTATGTCCTCGTCGATGCGCACGAACCCGCCCCGTCGGGCGCCGGGCGCCGCCCGGTCCCGCGCACCCCGCGCCACACCGCCGGCCTCGTCGGCATGTGGGAAGAACATGGCAAGGGCCGGGTCGGGATCGAGGCCTATTATACCGGCCGGCAACCCCTCGACGATAATCCCTATCGCACCCACAGCCGTCCCTATTTCGAACTGGGCGCGCTCGCTGAAATCGTCCTTGGCAGGATCAGCCTGTTCGTGAATGCCGAAAATATCCTCGATATCCGCCAGACCAAATATGATCCGCTGCCCCTTCCCGCGCGCGCTCCCGACGGGCGATGGACCGTCGACGCATGGGGGCCGATCGACGGCTTTGTCGTCAATGGCGGCGTGCGGTTCAAATTCGGCGCGGGTCATTGA
- a CDS encoding terminase large subunit domain-containing protein, translating to MAQLRTMDVDARRFVLRGLNLAQRGELAARWYGFELDGQREPAGDWRIWLIRAGRGFGKTRAGAEWVSEYMRAVPDARIALVAATLADGQRVMVEGPSGLIALARLGERPRWYPSRRELRFPGGGVATLYSAEAGEELRGPEHHAAWCDELAKWRGGVAVWDNLMLGLRRGECPRAVVTTTPRPNAVMRKIMAAPGLVETRGATRDNPYLPDNFVAAMLESYGGTRLGRQELDGELLEDAEGALWSRALIERCRVDAGAADKLVRVVIGVDPPATSHGDACGIIVAALLRDGRIAVVEDASAQKAAPGVWAQAVASAAARWGAERVIAESNMGGEMVAATLRAASVTLPVVAVHASVGKARRAEPVALAYERGAVVHAGAFEALEDELCGLQMGGGYAGPGRSPDRADACVWAVAALLDGMQRGRVPGVRRV from the coding sequence ATGGCGCAGCTTCGCACCATGGATGTGGACGCGCGGCGCTTTGTGCTGCGCGGGTTGAATCTGGCGCAGCGCGGCGAGCTGGCGGCGCGCTGGTATGGCTTTGAACTGGATGGACAGCGCGAGCCTGCGGGCGACTGGCGCATCTGGCTGATCCGCGCGGGGCGCGGATTTGGCAAGACGCGCGCGGGCGCCGAATGGGTGAGCGAATATATGCGCGCCGTTCCCGACGCGCGCATCGCGCTGGTCGCCGCGACGCTGGCCGATGGGCAGCGGGTGATGGTCGAGGGGCCAAGCGGGCTGATTGCGCTCGCGCGGCTGGGCGAACGCCCACGCTGGTATCCGAGCCGGCGCGAGTTGCGCTTTCCGGGCGGGGGGGTGGCGACGCTTTATTCGGCCGAAGCCGGGGAGGAATTGCGCGGCCCCGAACATCATGCCGCCTGGTGCGACGAGCTGGCCAAATGGCGCGGCGGGGTCGCGGTATGGGACAATCTGATGCTGGGGCTGCGGCGGGGGGAATGCCCGCGCGCGGTGGTGACGACGACGCCGCGGCCCAATGCGGTGATGCGCAAGATCATGGCGGCTCCGGGGCTGGTCGAAACGCGCGGGGCGACGCGCGACAATCCCTATCTGCCCGATAATTTCGTCGCGGCGATGCTCGAAAGCTATGGCGGGACGCGGCTGGGGCGGCAGGAACTGGACGGCGAATTGCTGGAGGATGCCGAAGGCGCGCTGTGGAGCCGGGCGCTGATCGAACGCTGCCGGGTCGATGCGGGCGCGGCGGACAAGCTGGTGCGCGTCGTGATCGGAGTCGATCCCCCTGCGACGAGCCATGGCGATGCCTGCGGGATTATCGTCGCGGCGCTGCTGCGCGACGGGCGGATCGCGGTGGTCGAGGATGCGAGCGCCCAGAAGGCGGCGCCCGGCGTCTGGGCACAGGCGGTCGCGAGCGCCGCGGCGCGCTGGGGCGCCGAGCGGGTGATTGCCGAGAGCAATATGGGCGGCGAAATGGTCGCGGCGACCTTGCGCGCGGCGTCGGTGACGCTGCCGGTGGTCGCAGTGCATGCGAGCGTCGGCAAGGCGCGGCGCGCGGAGCCGGTCGCGCTCGCCTATGAACGCGGCGCGGTGGTCCATGCGGGGGCGTTTGAGGCGCTGGAGGATGAGCTGTGCGGGCTGCAGATGGGCGGCGGCTATGCCGGACCGGGCCGCTCGCCCGATCGGGCCGATGCCTGCGTTTGGGCGGTGGCGGCGCTGCTCGACGGGATGCAGCGCGGGCGCGTGCCGGGGGTGCGGCGGGTTTGA
- a CDS encoding HK97 family phage prohead protease — MREGEVRFAGYAAVFDRADRGGDVVRAGAFADSLRERGVVPLLWQHRPGAVIGAIETLAEDKRGLRVVARVTHGAAAGLVARGALTGLSFGYRVRAARGTAPRELLALELAEVSLVARPMQALARVIAVEGAKRRGGVSGAR, encoded by the coding sequence TTGCGGGAGGGGGAGGTTCGGTTTGCGGGCTATGCGGCGGTGTTCGATCGGGCGGACCGGGGGGGCGATGTGGTGCGCGCGGGGGCCTTTGCGGACAGTTTGCGGGAGCGGGGGGTGGTGCCCTTGCTGTGGCAGCATCGGCCGGGCGCGGTGATCGGCGCGATTGAGACTTTGGCCGAGGACAAGCGCGGGCTGCGCGTTGTCGCGCGGGTGACGCATGGGGCAGCGGCGGGGCTGGTCGCGCGCGGGGCGCTGACGGGATTGTCCTTCGGATATCGGGTGCGGGCCGCGCGCGGGACGGCGCCGCGTGAATTGCTCGCGCTGGAGCTTGCCGAGGTGAGCCTGGTGGCGCGGCCGATGCAGGCGCTGGCGCGGGTGATCGCGGTGGAGGGGGCGAAGCGTCGGGGCGGGGTTTCCGGCGCGAGGTGA
- a CDS encoding 2OG-Fe(II) oxygenase — MTSAEPASFPDPQFSTGQAALPARIAAIDWPAVAEALDAHGWALVPGLLDAEACTALAALYGQEAGFRSRVHMARHGFGRGEYRYFAYPLPPLVQLLRAALYPPLAKVANRWAARLGQAADFPADHDAYAARCHAAGQRRPTPLLLRYGPGDYNCLHQDLYGALAFPLQAALLLSAPGSDFTGGEFILTEQRPRMQSRASVVPLGQGDAVIFAVNQRPVRGTRGDYRVTMRHGVSEVRSGARHTLGVIFHDAA, encoded by the coding sequence ATGACATCTGCTGAACCCGCTTCTTTCCCCGACCCGCAATTTTCCACCGGCCAAGCGGCCTTGCCCGCGCGGATCGCCGCCATCGACTGGCCAGCGGTGGCCGAGGCGCTCGACGCGCACGGCTGGGCGCTGGTCCCCGGCCTGCTCGATGCCGAAGCCTGCACGGCGCTGGCGGCGCTTTACGGGCAGGAGGCAGGCTTTCGCAGCCGCGTGCATATGGCGCGCCACGGTTTCGGGCGCGGCGAATATCGCTATTTCGCCTATCCGCTGCCGCCGCTGGTGCAGTTGCTCCGCGCGGCGCTTTACCCGCCGCTGGCCAAGGTAGCGAACCGCTGGGCGGCGCGGCTGGGGCAGGCGGCGGATTTTCCTGCCGACCATGACGCCTATGCCGCGCGCTGTCATGCGGCGGGCCAGAGGCGGCCGACGCCGCTGCTGCTGCGCTATGGCCCCGGCGATTATAATTGCCTGCACCAGGATCTTTATGGCGCGCTCGCCTTTCCCTTGCAGGCGGCGCTGCTGCTGTCCGCGCCGGGAAGCGATTTCACCGGCGGCGAGTTCATCCTGACCGAACAGCGCCCGCGCATGCAATCGCGCGCCAGCGTCGTGCCGCTGGGGCAGGGCGATGCGGTGATTTTTGCGGTGAACCAGCGCCCGGTGCGCGGCACGCGCGGTGATTACCGCGTGACGATGCGCCACGGGGTAAGCGAAGTGCGAAGCGGCGCGCGGCACACGCTGGGGGTGATCTTTCACGATGCGGCGTGA
- a CDS encoding MerR family transcriptional regulator: MRIGELAATTGTRAATIRYYEKEGLLPPPARTASNYRSYGAAHRQRLSFIRRARDLGFRLDDVRELLALSDDASQPCDAVDRIATAHLDAIDAKIADLGKMRAEVARMITSCHQGKISDCRIIETLGPPDR, translated from the coding sequence ATGCGCATCGGCGAACTCGCGGCCACCACGGGCACAAGGGCGGCCACCATCCGCTATTATGAAAAAGAGGGGCTGCTGCCTCCCCCGGCCCGCACCGCATCCAATTATCGCAGCTATGGCGCGGCGCACCGCCAGCGCCTCTCCTTCATCCGCCGCGCGCGCGACCTCGGCTTCCGGCTGGACGATGTCCGCGAACTGCTCGCGCTTTCGGACGACGCGAGCCAGCCCTGCGACGCCGTCGACCGCATCGCCACCGCCCACCTCGACGCCATCGACGCCAAAATCGCCGACCTCGGCAAAATGCGCGCCGAAGTCGCCCGCATGATCACCTCCTGCCACCAGGGCAAGATCAGCGACTGCCGCATCATCGAAACCTTGGGCCCGCCCGATCGCTAA
- a CDS encoding phage portal protein, with product MNWFGRKAAQGVARPALSRVYGSWSAPAPLSWEGQVRAGYLGNAIVQRAVRLVAEAAGSAPLAASDPALAALVRATSAGQGLVETLAAQLLLHGNGYVQILTDGAGAAAELFALRPERVTVEADRRGWPIAYRYKAGGETALLPAEDEAGRPAVVHVKALHPLDDHYGAGCLGAAAAAVAAHNAAARWNAALLENAARPSGALVHDPGDKGAALSAEQVERLREELAESFSGGVNAGRPLLLEGGLKWQALSLSPAEMDFLALKDSSAREIAMAFGVPPMLLGLPGDATYANYREANRALWRLTVLPLCMKILGAISQGLAGWFEGAELRVDLDKVPALAEDRMALWREVSGADWLTAEEKKALLGVA from the coding sequence ATGAACTGGTTTGGCCGGAAGGCGGCGCAGGGGGTTGCGCGGCCCGCTTTGTCGCGTGTGTATGGGAGTTGGTCGGCGCCCGCGCCTCTTTCGTGGGAGGGGCAGGTGCGCGCGGGCTATTTGGGCAATGCGATTGTCCAGCGCGCGGTACGGCTGGTGGCCGAGGCGGCGGGGTCGGCGCCGCTCGCGGCGAGCGATCCGGCGCTGGCGGCGCTGGTTCGTGCGACATCGGCGGGGCAGGGGCTGGTCGAGACGCTGGCGGCGCAATTGCTGCTGCATGGCAATGGCTATGTGCAGATTTTGACCGATGGCGCGGGCGCGGCGGCGGAGCTGTTTGCGCTGCGCCCCGAGCGGGTGACGGTCGAGGCCGACCGGCGTGGATGGCCCATTGCCTATCGCTACAAGGCGGGGGGCGAGACGGCGCTGCTGCCGGCGGAGGATGAGGCGGGGCGGCCCGCGGTGGTGCATGTGAAGGCGCTGCACCCGCTCGACGATCATTATGGCGCGGGGTGCCTGGGCGCGGCGGCGGCGGCGGTGGCGGCGCATAATGCGGCGGCGCGCTGGAATGCCGCGCTGCTGGAGAATGCCGCGCGGCCGTCGGGGGCGCTGGTCCATGATCCGGGCGACAAGGGCGCGGCGCTGTCGGCGGAGCAGGTCGAGCGATTGCGCGAGGAACTGGCGGAGAGTTTTTCGGGCGGCGTTAATGCGGGGCGGCCCCTGCTGCTCGAAGGCGGGCTGAAATGGCAGGCGCTGTCGCTGTCGCCCGCCGAGATGGATTTTCTGGCGCTGAAGGATTCGAGCGCGCGCGAAATTGCCATGGCGTTCGGTGTGCCGCCGATGCTGCTCGGCCTGCCGGGCGATGCGACCTATGCCAATTATCGCGAGGCCAATCGCGCGCTGTGGCGGCTGACGGTGCTGCCGCTGTGCATGAAGATATTGGGGGCGATTTCGCAAGGACTGGCGGGCTGGTTCGAGGGCGCCGAGCTGCGCGTCGATCTGGATAAGGTGCCCGCGCTGGCGGAGGACCGCATGGCGCTGTGGCGTGAGGTGTCGGGGGCCGACTGGCTGACGGCGGAGGAGAAGAAGGCGTTGCTCGGGGTCGCGTAA